The following proteins come from a genomic window of Ictalurus furcatus strain D&B chromosome 12, Billie_1.0, whole genome shotgun sequence:
- the LOC128615936 gene encoding MOB-like protein phocein, producing MVMAEGTAVLRRNRPGTKAKDFYSWPDESLEEMDSTLAVQQYIQQNIRSDCANIDKILEPPEGQDEGVWKYEHLRQFCLELNGLAVKLQGECQPDTCTQMTATEQWIFLCAAHKTPKECPAIDYTRHTLDGAACLLNSNKYFPSRVSIKESSVAKLGSVCRRIYRIFSHAYFHHRQIFDKYEDETFLCHRFTRFVMKYNLMSKDNLIVPILEEEVQTAGSAESDA from the exons ATGGTCATGGCGGAGGGTACAGCAGTCCTGAGGAGGAACCGTCCAGGAACCAAGGCGAAG gatttttacagctggCCCGATGAGTCCTTAGAGGAGATGGACAGCACTCTGGCAGTGCAGCAG TACATCCAACAGAACATTCGCTCCGACTGCGCCAACATCGACAAGATCCTGGAGCCTCCCGAGGGCCAAGATGAGGGCGTTTGGAAATACGAGCACCTGAG ACAGTTTTGTCTGGAACTGAACGGCCTTGCTGTTAAATTACAG GGAGAATGCCAGCctgacacatgcacacaaatgaCCGCTACAGAGCAGTGGATCTTCCTATGTGCTGCACATAAAACCCCTAAAGAG TGTCCCGCTATCGACTACACGAGACACACGCTGGACGGAGCCGCCTGCCTTCTAAACAGCAACAAGTATTTCCCCAGCCG AGTGAGCATAAAGGAGTCATCGGTGGCAAAGCTGGGTTCGGTCTGCCGCCGCATCTACAGGATATTCTCCCACGCTTACTTTCACCACCGCCAGATATTCGACAAGTATGAG gATGAGACCTTCCTGTGTCACCGTTTTACTCGATTTGTAATGAAATATAACCTGATGTCGAAGGACAATCTCATCGTGCCCATTCTGGAGGAGGAAGTGCAGACTGCTGGCTCTGCCGAGAGTGATGCCTGA
- the LOC128615756 gene encoding protein boule-like: protein HCAYLRPLLDKTQTSSPSVSPTPPDLTSALDHSSHLGTVIPNRIFVGGIDLKTNENDLRRFFSHYGTVKEVKIVIDRAGVSKGYGFVTFETPEDAQKILHDASAGRLYFQDKRLNVGQAVRKQQVAMHCDYTMASPSPPLALPVPLGTMYLTTPTGYPYTYHNGVAYFHNPELNTHPSHWPASHKVPGSPVMVAHSAPPFYTPQACPQHQGPSQCVNGHVPWAFPQVETSVPSNPSPLQYVQPAELMYHPVEPIENGCFQSAVMEGGVPEAYMDHMVQPPYQICLQSPLILPQADRVKEPKFQPVRRGFSHTAVHLRPRYSRGPHYAHPRKDYRPDLHTTPPAASSPAQDVLK, encoded by the exons CACTGCGCGTATCTCCGCCCTCTGCTGGACAAA ACCCAGACCAGCTCTCCCTCAGTCAGTCCAACACCTCCGGATCTGACCAGTGCTCTCGACCACTCTTCCCACCTTGGCACAGTCATCCCAAACCGCATCTTTGTAGGAGGGATTGATCTcaaa actAACGAGAATGATCTCAGGCGTTTTTTCTCCCACTATGGGACAGTTAAGGAAGTGAAGATTGTTATTGATCGTGCTGGAGTGTCAAAGGG GTACGGCTTTGTCACCTTTGAGACTCCAGAGGATGCACAGAAAATTCTGCATGATGCCAGT GCTGGTAGGTTGTATTTTCAAGATAAGAGGCTAAACGTCGGACAGGCCGTTCGCAAGCAGCAAGTAGCCATGCACT GCGATTACACCATGGCGAGTCCCAGCCCTCCTCTGGCTCTCCCAGTACCACTTGGCACCATGTACCTGACCACGCCTACTGGATATCCCTACACCTACCACAATGGAGTGGCCTACTTCCACAACCCAGAGCTAAATACACACCCATCACACTGGCCCGCT tcCCACAAGGTACCTGGATCTCCGGTCATGGTGGCTCACTCTGCTCCTCCTTTTTATACTCCACAAGCCTGCCCCCAACACCAG gGTCCTTCCCAGTGCGTAAACGGACACGTCCCATGGGCTTTTCCTCAGGTAGAG ACCTCTGTCCCTTCAAACCCAAGTCCTTTGCAATATGTCCAGCCTGCTGAGTTGATGTATCACCCAGTGGAGCCGATTGAAAATGGGTGTTTTCAGTCAGCCGTGATGGAAGGTGGTGTTCCTGAG GCATATATGGATCACATGGTGCAGCCACCATATCAGATTTGTTTGCAGAGTCCACTGATTCTGCCTCAGGCTGACAGAGTGAAG GAGCCAAAGTTCCAGCCAGTGAGACGAGGTTTCTCTCACACTGCCGTCCACCTGAGACCCAGGTACAGCCGCGGCCCTCATTACGCTCACCCGCGTAAAGACTACCGGCCTGATCTTCACACCACGCCTCCTGCGGCATCCTCACCTGCACAGGATGTGCTGAAATAG